Proteins found in one Aquibium microcysteis genomic segment:
- a CDS encoding sugar ABC transporter ATP-binding protein: MASADRDDPILKISGLTKAFGPIRALRGVDFELRRGEIHALAGENGAGKSTLMNIVDGILKPDGGEIRLDGVPVTITSPAMAQRLGIGFVHQEIALCPDVTVAENIFMAATNTSRSLLMDYRTLERRAADILHRLGDIDPSALVGTLSISQQQLVEIAKALTLDCRVLILDEPTAALTEREAQVLFEIMRKLVAQGISIIYISHRMVEIFDNCHRVTVLRDGQYITTLDVADTTPGEVVSAMVGRVIDSLYPPKLAEAERSDEIVLDVRGLTERRRFSDVSFQLRRGEILGLAGLIGAGRSEIVKGICRLEGEVTGEIRLHGRPLRLAHYADSIAAGLVYLSEDRKGDGLFLDMSIAANVSALKLEQVAGRAGIIDERAEAAQAERLGARLNLRYGRVGQALSSLSGGNQQKVAIAKMLSVDPKVIFLDEPTRGVDVGAKAEIHRILRDLARSGVGIVVISSELPELIGVCDRVLVVREGRLAGEVTGEAMTEDRILYLASVGDGRRLQS, translated from the coding sequence ATGGCGAGCGCCGATCGCGACGACCCGATCCTGAAGATCTCCGGCCTGACCAAGGCGTTCGGCCCGATCAGGGCGCTGCGCGGCGTCGACTTCGAACTCAGGCGCGGCGAGATCCACGCCCTGGCCGGCGAGAACGGGGCCGGCAAGTCGACGCTGATGAACATCGTCGACGGCATCCTGAAGCCTGACGGCGGCGAGATCCGGCTCGACGGCGTGCCGGTGACGATCACCTCTCCGGCCATGGCGCAGAGGCTCGGCATCGGCTTCGTGCACCAGGAGATCGCGCTCTGCCCGGACGTCACGGTGGCGGAAAACATCTTCATGGCCGCGACGAACACCAGCCGTTCTCTGCTGATGGACTACCGGACGCTGGAGCGGCGCGCCGCCGATATCCTGCATCGCCTCGGCGACATCGATCCCAGCGCGCTGGTCGGCACGCTGTCGATCTCGCAGCAGCAGCTGGTCGAGATCGCCAAGGCGCTGACGCTCGACTGCCGCGTGCTGATCCTCGACGAGCCGACGGCGGCGCTGACGGAACGCGAGGCGCAGGTGCTGTTCGAGATCATGCGCAAGCTCGTCGCGCAGGGCATCTCGATCATCTACATCTCGCATCGCATGGTGGAGATCTTCGACAACTGCCACCGCGTGACGGTGCTGCGCGACGGGCAGTACATCACCACGCTCGACGTCGCCGACACCACGCCGGGCGAAGTGGTGAGCGCGATGGTCGGCCGGGTGATCGACAGCCTGTATCCGCCCAAGCTCGCAGAGGCGGAGCGGTCGGACGAGATCGTCCTCGACGTGCGGGGCCTGACGGAGCGGCGGCGCTTCAGCGACGTGTCGTTCCAGCTGCGCAGGGGCGAGATCCTGGGGCTCGCCGGCCTGATCGGGGCCGGGCGCAGCGAGATCGTGAAGGGGATCTGCCGGCTCGAAGGGGAGGTGACGGGCGAAATCCGGCTGCACGGCCGGCCGCTGCGGCTGGCGCATTATGCCGACAGCATCGCGGCGGGTCTGGTCTACCTGTCGGAGGACCGCAAGGGCGACGGGCTGTTCCTCGACATGTCGATCGCGGCGAACGTGTCGGCGCTGAAGCTGGAACAGGTGGCGGGCCGCGCCGGTATCATCGACGAGCGGGCCGAGGCCGCGCAGGCCGAGCGGCTGGGCGCGCGGCTGAACCTGCGATACGGCCGTGTCGGCCAGGCGCTGTCGTCGCTGTCGGGCGGCAACCAGCAGAAGGTGGCGATCGCCAAGATGCTGTCGGTCGACCCGAAGGTCATCTTCCTCGACGAGCCGACGCGGGGGGTCGACGTCGGCGCCAAGGCCGAGATCCACCGCATCCTGCGCGACCTCGCGCGGAGCGGCGTCGGGATCGTCGTGATCTCGTCAGAGCTTCCCGAACTGATCGGCGTCTGCGACCGGGTGCTGGTGGTGCGGGAGGGGCGGCTCGCCGGGGAGGTGACGGGCGAGGCGATGACGGAGGACCGCATCCTGTATCTCGCCTCCGTCGGCGACGGGCGGCGGCTTCAATCATGA
- a CDS encoding substrate-binding domain-containing protein yields MKTFGLAAPLAAATMTAVLASTAGTFAQSKFQCEPGETFVMNVMVSAHPYWVPVYQGFKQAAEAMGCETVFSGTPDYDITKQIASFEQDLVKNPSGILLHPMQSDPFIEPINRAIDGGVSVVTFAADSPKSKRTAYITSDNLAEAKFAAEEIVKQVGDSAEYAVLENPGQSNHDLRVTALIAYFEKNYPKMKLVGRQATNQDSNAAYRATASILQANPNLAAMWIPEAGSAEGAVAAVLEAKAKVLIMHADVTPTTLEHIKAGNIHMSLNPNQGVQGFMGFIATFLATRPEMFDPFNDYKVSGYNPMQIPFVDNGFAVITKENADSFDLNAYMKGRDPS; encoded by the coding sequence ATGAAGACATTCGGACTGGCCGCGCCCCTGGCAGCGGCAACGATGACGGCCGTCCTCGCCTCGACCGCGGGGACATTCGCGCAGAGCAAGTTCCAGTGCGAGCCCGGCGAGACCTTCGTCATGAACGTGATGGTGTCGGCGCATCCCTACTGGGTGCCTGTCTACCAGGGCTTCAAGCAGGCCGCCGAAGCCATGGGCTGCGAGACCGTGTTCTCGGGCACGCCCGACTACGACATCACCAAGCAGATCGCCTCGTTCGAGCAGGACCTGGTGAAGAACCCGTCCGGCATCCTGCTGCATCCGATGCAGTCCGATCCGTTCATCGAGCCGATCAACCGTGCGATCGACGGCGGCGTCTCGGTGGTGACCTTTGCGGCCGACTCGCCGAAATCGAAGCGGACCGCCTACATCACCTCCGACAACCTTGCCGAGGCGAAGTTCGCGGCCGAAGAAATCGTCAAGCAGGTGGGCGACAGCGCCGAGTATGCGGTGCTGGAGAACCCGGGCCAGAGCAACCACGACCTGCGCGTCACCGCGCTGATCGCCTATTTCGAGAAGAACTATCCGAAGATGAAGCTGGTCGGGCGCCAGGCCACCAACCAGGATTCCAACGCGGCCTACCGGGCGACGGCCTCGATCCTGCAGGCCAACCCCAATCTCGCGGCGATGTGGATCCCCGAGGCGGGCTCGGCCGAAGGCGCCGTGGCGGCCGTGCTGGAGGCCAAAGCGAAGGTGCTGATCATGCATGCCGACGTGACGCCGACGACGCTGGAGCACATCAAGGCCGGCAACATCCACATGTCTCTCAACCCCAACCAGGGCGTGCAGGGCTTCATGGGCTTCATCGCCACCTTCCTCGCGACGCGGCCCGAGATGTTCGACCCGTTCAACGACTACAAGGTGTCGGGCTACAACCCCATGCAGATCCCCTTCGTCGACAACGGCTTCGCCGTGATCACCAAGGAGAACGCCGATTCCTTCGACCTCAACGCCTACATGAAGGGCCGCGATCCGAGCTGA
- a CDS encoding ABC transporter permease has translation MTMATTPAAKDGGSAGGLAGTLRRLLRMRETGLILIILVLFVAMSFASPYFLTWNNMRAMAMAFAVEGIVVVGMTILLISGGIDLSVGSVTALAMVIAGLLFLNGVDPWVASAIAIAACTAIGATMGFFVTRVGLHHFIVSLAVMVIARGLCLLGTGGRPIGLYTLPPEFKFIGQGSIGVIPVVIILFVVVVVAFDFLLRRTTMFRKVFYTGSNEKAAAYSGIRTKKVVFLTTTLCSALCGVAGIIYMARFGSAQPTFGVGMELNVIAAAVIGGASLSGGTGTILGAILGTILLSVVSSSLALLDVSVYWQDIIRGSILLAAVTIDHYINRRRG, from the coding sequence ATGACCATGGCGACGACCCCCGCCGCAAAGGACGGCGGTTCGGCCGGCGGCCTGGCCGGAACGCTGCGGCGCCTGCTGCGGATGCGCGAGACGGGGCTGATCCTGATCATCCTCGTGCTGTTCGTGGCGATGTCGTTCGCCTCGCCCTATTTCCTGACCTGGAACAACATGCGTGCCATGGCGATGGCCTTCGCGGTGGAGGGCATCGTCGTCGTCGGCATGACCATCCTGCTGATCTCGGGCGGCATCGACCTGTCGGTGGGCTCGGTGACGGCGCTGGCCATGGTGATCGCCGGCCTGCTGTTCCTCAACGGCGTCGACCCCTGGGTGGCATCGGCGATCGCGATCGCCGCCTGCACGGCGATCGGCGCCACCATGGGCTTCTTCGTCACCCGGGTGGGGCTGCATCATTTCATCGTGTCGCTGGCTGTGATGGTGATCGCGCGGGGCCTTTGCCTTCTCGGCACCGGAGGGCGGCCGATCGGCCTCTACACGCTGCCGCCGGAGTTCAAGTTCATCGGCCAGGGCTCGATCGGCGTCATCCCGGTGGTGATCATCCTGTTCGTCGTGGTGGTGGTGGCGTTCGACTTCCTGCTGCGGCGCACGACGATGTTCCGGAAGGTATTCTATACGGGCAGCAACGAGAAGGCGGCCGCCTATTCGGGCATCCGCACCAAGAAGGTGGTGTTCCTGACGACGACGCTGTGCTCGGCGCTGTGCGGCGTCGCCGGCATCATCTACATGGCGCGCTTCGGCTCGGCGCAGCCGACCTTCGGCGTCGGCATGGAGCTCAACGTCATCGCCGCCGCGGTGATCGGCGGGGCGAGCCTGTCGGGCGGCACCGGGACGATCCTCGGTGCCATCCTCGGCACGATCCTGCTTTCGGTGGTGTCGAGTTCGCTCGCGCTGCTCGACGTCTCGGTCTACTGGCAGGACATCATCCGCGGTTCGATCCTGCTCGCCGCGGTGACGATCGACCACTACATCAACAGGCGGCGCGGCTGA